TAACAACGATTGCTGGTAAGCAATTTTAGAATCCTGTAGTTGTTTTTCGTCAGGCTCATTATTCCTGACTCCATCAGAAAACTCGGAAACTGTGTTATCTGTTTTAACAGAACGTATTGTTATAGGAGAACTTAACACCATACCTTCAAAAGTCTTACATCTACTTAATGCTACATACACCTGTCCGTGAGCAAACGAAGCGTTTGCATCAATAATTGCTTTTTCAAAAGTTAACCCTTGGCTTTTATGTATTGTTATAGCCCAGGCTAACTTTAGAGGATATTGAGTAAAACTTCCTATAACATTCTCTTTAATTTCTTTTGTTTCTTCGTCTAGAAAATATTTTACATTTTGCCATTCCTCTTTATTCACTGGAATTTCCACAGCATCAGTCGGGCATTTAACAAAGATTACCTCATCTTCTATTCTGGTAATTTTTCAAATTTTTCCATTATAAAAAAGTTTAGCAGGCGAACTGTCGTTTTTTACAAACATTACCTGGGCACCTTTTTTTAATTCAAGATCAAGCTCTGTTGGATAAGAGTATTCGGGAAAATCATCCTTTATCTCCGCCTTAAAACTCTTAACAGCGTGCTTAATTTTCTTAAGTTTTGAAACATTTATTTCGTGTGCATTTGCATTGTGAGTTGTTAATATTATATAACCCTCGTTGTCATCTGCACTAAAACCGGGAATATACCTGCTGTTTAATTCTTCAAGAGTCTTTTGTTCAATTTTATTATTACGAATCTGATTAAGCATATTTATAAAATAGGTGTCGGTCTGACGATAAATATGCCTTAGTTCAATGCTTACAGATTGTGTTTGTTTTAATGCTTTACTGCTAAAAAAATAAACCGTTTCATAATATTTTTTTAAAATATTCCATTCCTCATCCTTAATAACCGGCGAAAGCTGATGTAAGTCGCCAATCATCAATAACTGTACCCCACCAAATGGTTTCGATCTATCCTTGTATTTTTTTAATACCTCATCAACAGCATCCAGCATATCTGCCCTAACCATAGATATTTCGTCAATCACTAATAAATCCAGGCCACGAATAATATTAATTTTTTCGCGATTAAATTTTTTATGAGATGGATTTGGTTGATCTATATTGGGCTTATTATTTTCACCCAATTCGCTTAAAGGTATATGTGGGCCAAATGCCAGCTGAAAAAATGAATGTATGGTAACACCACCTGCATTAATTGCTGCCACTCCGGTTGGTGCAACAACAACCATTCGCTTTGGCGATGACTTTTTTAAATTGTGAAGAAAAGTAGTTTTTCCAGTACCAGCTTTTCCGGTTAAAAAAATTGATTTATCAGTGTACTGAACAAAATCATAAGCTAATTGCAGCTGGGGATTATAATGTTCAGTCATTTGAAATTTTTTGAAAATTATTCTGCTTCAATTAACTTAACCTGAGCTTTAACTTCGTTCCAAACTTCTTCGCTCATTTTTGCACCAATAGTTTCTATAACTTTTCCTGATAAAAGTGAACCTATCTTTCCACATTTTTCAAAGCTTAAATTATTTATCAAACCATAAAGAAAACCTGCAGCATAAAGATCGCCGGCACCTGTTGTGTCAATACTGTTAGCCTTTATTGAAGAAATTGTATAAACATTTCCGTTATTTTTTACAAGTGATCCTTCCTTTCCTAATTTCACAACAGCAATTTTACATTCTTCTGCAATAATATGTAACGACTCCTGAGGATTTTTTCCTGTATAAGCTTTTGCTTCTTCTTCGTTTGCAAAAACTATATCAACATATTTTTTTACAAAGTCATGTAAAAAATCTCTGTTTGCTTCAACTACATTAAAACTTGCCAAATCTAATGAAATCATTAATCCAGCTTTCTTAGCTTCTGTAGCCGCTTTAATCATTAATTCATGAT
The window above is part of the Bacteroidia bacterium genome. Proteins encoded here:
- a CDS encoding adenosine kinase; this translates as MSGVIGIGNALTDIMTKLHNDEILSNLEYPKGSMQLVDKMASQKVLEVIKDMPQTIASGGSAANTIHGLAKLGVITAFIGKVGVDKFGTFFSTDLKSSGISPILLNSENESGCAIAMVTPDSERTFATFLGAAVELTANDIKEEFFSGYKYFHIEGYLLQNHELMIKAATEAKKAGLMISLDLASFNVVEANRDFLHDFVKKYVDIVFANEEEAKAYTGKNPQESLHIIAEECKIAVVKLGKEGSLVKNNGNVYTISSIKANSIDTTGAGDLYAAGFLYGLINNLSFEKCGKIGSLLSGKVIETIGAKMSEEVWNEVKAQVKLIEAE